GAAATACGCTCGAAACTGGAAAGACTCGTTCAAGCATGACCCTCACCGAAAACCTCTCCATCATCAGCCTGATCAGTCAGGCGAGCGTCCTCGTGCAGCTGGTGATGGCACTGCTCGCCGGCCTCTCCCTCGTTTCCTGGTACTGGATTTTCCGCAAGTCGTTCCAGATCCGCTCGGCGCGCAGCAAGACCAACGGCTTCGAGCGCGACTTCTGGAGCGGCGGCGATCTCAACGGGCTGTTCCAGTCGGCCGCCGCGGCGCGCCATCAGACCGGCGGCATGGAGCGCATCTTCGAATCGGGCTACCGCGAATTCACCAAGCTGCGCGCGAAAAGCCACGACCACGCGGCGACGATCGATGGCGCCCGGCGCGCGATGCGCGCGACCTACCAGCGCGAGATGGACGATCTCGAAGCCCACCTCGCGTTTCTCGCCTCGGTCGGCTCGGTCTCGCCGTATATCGGCCTGCTCGGCACCGTGTGGGGGATCATGAACGCGTTCCGCGGCCTGTCCAACGTCAGTTCGGCGACGCTCGCCCAGGTCGCGCCCGGCATCGCCGAAGCCCTCGTCGCGACCGCGATCGGCCTGTTCGCCGCGATTCCGGCGGTGGTCGCATATAACCGCTTCGCCCACGACATCGACCGGGTCGGCATCCGCTTCGAAAGCTTCATGGAAGAGTTCTCGAACATCCTGCAGCGCCAGCTGCGCTGAGCGCCGGAGGCTTTGCGATGCGCCAGCGCCGCCTGATGAACCAGATCAACGTCGTGCCGTACATCGACGTCATGCTGGTCCTCCTCGTCATATTCATGGTCACCGCGCCGATGATCCAGACCGGCAGTGTCGACCTGCCGACCGTCGACCAGGTGCCGCAGACTCCGCTCGAGGCGATGCTCGTCGTCGTCAAGCGCGACGGTTCGCTCGCCCTCAAGGCGACGGGCGGTGCGACCGAGCAGGCGATGAGCAATAACGAACTGGTGCGCGAACTGCGCCGCGCGATCGAGCGCAACCCGCTCCAGCCGGTGGTCATCGCCGCCGACCGCAAGGTCAGCTACGAGAAAGTCATGGACACGCTCAACGGCCTGCGCCAGGCGGGGATACAGAAGGTCGGCCTGCAGACGCAGGCGGGCAGCAGCGGGCGATGAACGGCGCAGTGCCGAATTCCCCCCGCGACGAGCCGGGAAAATGGGCATCGCTCGCGCTGACGATTGCCGTCCATCTCGGCCTCGTCGCGTTTCTCGTGCTCGGCGTGCGCTGGCAAAGCGCTCCGCCCGCAGCGCTCGAAGTCGACCTGGTGGCCGCCGTTCCGGCCCGCCCCGCCCCGCCGCCGGAACCGAAACCCGAACCGAAGCCCGAACCGAAGCCCGAGCCGAAGCCGATTCCCGCGCCGGAACCGAAGCCCGAGCCCGAACCCGAGCCGCCGAAGCCGGCCCCGAGACCCGAACCCCCGAAACCCGAACCCCCGAAAGCGCAGGCAAAGCCCGACATTGCGATGAAGGCGCCCGAGGTGAAGAAACCGGTCAAGCCGGAACCCAAGCCGGAACCGCCGAAACCCGAACCTCCGAAACCGGAGCCGAAGAAGCCCGAACCGAAACCGGAGCCCAAGCCGCCGGAGCCGAAGAAACCGGAACCGCCGGAGCCGAAGAAACCCGAACCCAAGCCGGAACCAAAGAAGCCCGAACCGAAGCCGGAACCGGCGAAACCGGAGCCGAAAAAACCCGAACCGGTCGTGCCGCCGAAAGACGACTACATGGCGCAGCGCCTGGCGCAGGAAACCGAACGTACCCAGCTCGAACGGATGATGCGCGCCGACGCCGCTCGTGCGTCGGCCGCGCGTAACCGTGCCGCCGGCGACGCCTATGAGAATGCCGTGCGCACGAAGGTGCGCGGCAATCTGCTGCGCCCTCCCGGCCTGAGCGGAAACCCCGAAGCCGTTTTCGAGCTGGACCAGCTGCCGAGCGGAGAAGTGCTTGCGATCCGGCTCAAGCGTTCGTCCGGCATCCCCGCGCTCGACGAGGCGATCGAACGCGCGATCCGCCGCTCGAGTCCGCTGCCCCTGCCCGAAGCGAAGGAACTTTTCCAGCGCACGCTCGAACTGAAGTTCAAGCCTCTCGACGAGGACTAAGGCGTGCGTGTCGTCTTCCTTGCGCCTGTTGTCCGGATTCGTTCGTTATAATTGCCAATTGACGGCCACCGCCACGCCATGAATATCCTCCTCTCCCGTTTCCGCCTGCTGCTCGCCGCCGCCCTTGCGACCCTCTCGTGGGCCGCTCAGGCGCAGCTTTCGATCGAAATCACGGGCGCGGGCGCAACGCGATTTCCGGTCGCCATTCCGCTTTTCGAGAACGAAGGATCCCTGCCGCGAGGCATCACGGATGTGGTGCGCGCGGACTTGGAGCGCAGCGGCCTGTTCAGCCTCGTCGACATGGGGCTCGTCACGCTGCCCGCAACGGCGGTGCCGGATCTTGCCGGCGTGCGCGCCCGCGGCGCCGACGCGGTGCTCGCGGGAAGCCTCTACCCGCAAGCCGACGGCCGCTACGACGTGCGCTTCCGCTTGTTCGACACGCAGAAGCAGAGCGAACTCGGCGGGCTGTCGCTGCGCATGACGCCGGCGCAGAACCGCGCGACGGCGCATCGCATTGCCGATTTCGTGTACGAGAAGCTCACCGGCCAGCCGGGCTACTTCGCGACCCGCATCGCCTATGTCGTGAAGAGCGGCCCGCGCTACGAACTGCAGATCGCCGACGCCGACGGAATGAACGCGCAGACCGCGCTCGCGTCGCGCGAACCGATCATCTCGCCGGCCTGGGCGCCGGACGGCCAGCGGCTCGCCTACGTGTCGTTCGAGGCCAAGAAGCCCGTCGTGTATGTGCATACGCTGGCAACCGGCCAGCGCCAGGTCGTCGCGAACTTCAAGGGCTCGAACTCGGCGCCGACGTGGGCCCCCGACGGCCAGCGGCTCGCAGTCGTGCTGACGAAGGACGGCCAGTCCCAGTTGTATGTCCTCAACGCGGACGGCTCCGGCCTGCGGCGGATGGCGACTTCCCCGGGAATCGACACCGAACCGGCATGGTCGCCCGACGGAGAATGGATCTATTTCAGCTCCGACCGCGGCGGCAGCGCGCAGATCTACCGGATTCCAGCCTCGGGCGGCAGTGCCCAGCGGGTGACTTTCGAAGGCAATTACAGCGTCACGCCGCGCCTGTCCCCGGACGGCCGCAGCCTCGCCTTCATCACTCGCAACAACGGACGCTTTCAGGTCGCGGTGATGGACCTCGCGACCCGTCAGACCACGATCCTCACCGACTCGTCACGCGACGAGTCACCCAGCTTCGCTCCCAACGGCCGCATGATCCTATACGCCACCGAAAGTGGCGGACGCGGAGTCCTCGCGGCAGTGTCGTCCGACGGCCGGGTGAAACAGCGTCTTTCGGTGCAGGCGGCCGATGTGCGCGAACCCTCATGGGGACCGCTCACTAGGTAACAACCACTGCTGTTCGTCTCATTACAAGGAAAATTCATGAAGAAATTCGTTCTGCCCGCACTGCTCGTCACATTGCTGGCCGCTTGCAGCAGCACCGGGACTTTCGATCAGGCAGGCGGCACCGCTGTCGAAGACCGCTCGACCGGCGCCCCTGGCGTCGCGACCGTCACCGCACCGAGCATGGCCGGTTCGGGCATCGCCGCCCTGACCGACCCGAACAACATCCTGTCGAAGCGCAGCGTGTTCTTCGACTTCGACCAGTTCGTCATCAAGCCCGAAGCCCGTCCGCTGGTCGAGGCCCATGCACGTTTCCTCGTGCAGAACCCGCAGATGAAGATGCTGATCCAGGGCAACACCGACGAACTCGGCAGCCGTGAATACAACCTCGCGCTGGGCCAGAAGCGGGCCGATGCAGTGCGCCAGGCGCTGACGCTGCTGGGTGCGAAGGAATCGCAGATCGAATCGGTCAGCCTCGGCGAAGAAAAACCGCGTTGCGGCGAAAGCAATGAATCGTGCTTCGCGCAGAACCGCCGCGGCGACATGCTGTATTCGGGCGAGTTCTGATGAAACGCCTCCTGCCGCTGGCAATGCTCGTCGCATTGTCGTCGATGGGGCCCGCGCAAGCGGGTCTTTTCACCGACGACGAGGCGCGGCGGGCGATATCCGACATGCGGATGGAATTGAACGGCCGCCTCGAGCGGCTGGAGGCGAGCAGCCGCGGGCAGCTCGAACTGGCGAGCCAGAACGAGCTGCTGAAGGCCGAGATTTCCCGGCTGCACGGGCAACTCGAAGTCCTGCTGCACGAAGTCGAATCACTCAAGCAGCGCCAGCGCGACTTCTACGTCGATCTCGACACGCGCGTGCGCCAGATCGAAAGCAACCGCGCCGCGTCCGCCGCCTTGGCGCCGAACGCGCCTCCGTCCGACCCTGCCGCCGAGTCGGCCCAGTACGAGGCCGCGCTGAATCTCCTCAAGGAGGGCCGGTACAAGGACGCGCTGAGCGCTTTCGAGCAGTTCATCAGGCAGCATCCGCAAAGCACTTTCCTGCCCGGCGCGCACTTCTGGGCCGGCAATGCCGCGCTACAGGCCAAGGAAGTCGCCGCAGCAAGCACCTATTTCAACACCGTCCTCAAAACCTGGCCGCAGGACTCGGCGGCACCCGATGCGATGCTCGGCCTGGCGAACAGCCAGCAGGCACTGGGCGACGCGAAGACCTCGCAGGAAACACTGAAAAAACTCGTCGAGCAGTTTCCCGACAGCTCCGCTGCGCAGGCGGCCCGGCAGCGGCTCGGCGTAAAGCGTTAAACCGTTCCGCGATGCAGCACGCAAGCGACAGCCACGACGCGAAGGTGCGGCTCACCGAGATCTTCGCGTCCCTTCAGGGAGAATCGACGCGCGTCGGCCTGCCCACCGTTTTCGTGCGGCTGACCGGATGCCCGCTGCGCTGCGTATGGTGCGATACCGAGTACGCCTTCCAGGGCGGCGAGAGCCGCAGCTTGGGCTCGATCGTCGAAGAAGTCCTCGGGCATGGCCTCGATCACGTCTGCGTCACCGGCGGCGAACCGCTCGCGCAGAAAAGCTGCCTCACGCTACTCGCAGCATTGTGCGACGCCGGTCTTTCAGTGTCGCTCGAAACGAGCGGCGCGCTCGACATCGCCGCGGTCGACCCGCGCGTGTCGCGCGTCATGGACCTGAAAGCGCCCGGTTCGGGCGAAGTCGCGCGCAATCGCTGGGACAACCTCGCGCACCTGAACGAGCGTGACGAAGTGAAGATCGTCCTCGCCGACCGCCGCGACTACGAGTGGGCGATCCAGCGCCTCGCCGACCATCAGCTTGCGCAGCGCTGCACGGTCCTGCTGTCGCCGGTACAGGGAAAACTCGACCCTGCGCAGCTCGCCGAATGGATCGTGCGTGACCGCCTCCCCGTGCGCTTCCAGCTTCAGCTGCACAAGATTCTCTGGAACGACGCCCGCGGGCGATAGCGCGGACCCCGGCCAGGGATCGCCGCCTGCTCTGCCGGTGGCCGATCCACGATCCGGCGCACCGCATTCCTCCCAACCGCTCGATCGGACCTCATCATGACTGAACCGAAACGCGCCATCGTGCTGCTCTCCGGCGGCCTCGACTCCGCAACCTGCCTCGCGATCGCCCGCGACGCGGGCTTCGAGTGCTACGCGCTGTCGATCGCTTACGGCCAGCGCCACACCTCCGAACTGGCCGCGGCACGGCGCGTCGCGCACAGCCTGGGCGCCTGCGAGCACCGGGTCGCCCACGTCAGCCTCGGCGAATTCGGCGGTTCGGCGCTGACCGATTCGTCGATTCCGGTGCCGGTCGAAGGGGCGGTCGGCGGCATTCCCGTCACCTACGTGCCGGCCCGCAACACCGTGATGTTGTCGATCGCGCTCGCGTGGGCGGAAGTTCTCGAGGCGCGCGACATCTACGTCGGCGTCAACGCCGTCGATTACTCCGGCTACCCGGACTGCCGCCCGGAATTCATCGCCGCCTTCGAAGCGATGGCCAACCTCGCCACCAAGGCAGGCATCGAAGGCGCACGCATCGCGATCCACGCACCGCTGATCCGGCTGTCCAAAGCCGAGATCATCCGGTGGGGAACAGCCCTCGGCGTCGACTACGCCCAGACCGTCTCATGCTACCAGGCCGATGACACCGGTCGGGCCTGCGGCGTGTGCGACGCATGCCGCCTGCGCAAAGCCGGGTTCGAAGCTGCGGGCATCGCCGATCCGACCCCCTACCAGTAGCCTGCCTGCGTCACACGACTTCCGCATTCCGGCCGTGACTGCCGCATACGACCTGCATTCGATCCGGGTTGATCGCCAGCGCGGCCCTCTCCACGCATGACCACGACGTATCGCCGCGCGAAAATCGCGTCCCGAGAAAAAGATTTATCCCGCTTTATCCTCGATAACTTGACGCGCCCGGCAGCATTCCCTAGAATCGCAATCCTTCTAGGTTTGGGTCGTTAGCTCAGCTGGTAGAGCAGCGGACTTTTAATCCGTTGGTCGCAGGTTCGAATCCCGCACGGCCTACCACAAACACGGAACCGGGGGTATAGCTCAGCTGGTAGAGCAGCTGACTCTTAATCAGTAGGTCCTAGGTTCGAATCCTAGTGCCCCCACCACCAGAATCAGGCACTTACGCCAATCCTTCGGGTTGGCGTTTTGCTTTTTTGGGATTGGGGAACGACTGGGGAACGATTAGAAAAAAAGCGCCTTTTCGGCAACGGGGAAGGCCCGTGGCAGGATGCGGCCGGCAAAGGGTCGCATCTGAAATTGCACCTCGTGCGCGGGGACGTGCTTGCTCGCGTTTCAAACGCGACCAAGCCGAACTCTTGCTCCCCTCGTGCGCGGACGGCCCACTTTCACGTA
The window above is part of the Azoarcus sp. PA01 genome. Proteins encoded here:
- the tolQ gene encoding protein TolQ, whose translation is MTLTENLSIISLISQASVLVQLVMALLAGLSLVSWYWIFRKSFQIRSARSKTNGFERDFWSGGDLNGLFQSAAAARHQTGGMERIFESGYREFTKLRAKSHDHAATIDGARRAMRATYQREMDDLEAHLAFLASVGSVSPYIGLLGTVWGIMNAFRGLSNVSSATLAQVAPGIAEALVATAIGLFAAIPAVVAYNRFAHDIDRVGIRFESFMEEFSNILQRQLR
- the tolR gene encoding protein TolR codes for the protein MRQRRLMNQINVVPYIDVMLVLLVIFMVTAPMIQTGSVDLPTVDQVPQTPLEAMLVVVKRDGSLALKATGGATEQAMSNNELVRELRRAIERNPLQPVVIAADRKVSYEKVMDTLNGLRQAGIQKVGLQTQAGSSGR
- a CDS encoding TonB C-terminal domain-containing protein; the encoded protein is MNGAVPNSPRDEPGKWASLALTIAVHLGLVAFLVLGVRWQSAPPAALEVDLVAAVPARPAPPPEPKPEPKPEPKPEPKPIPAPEPKPEPEPEPPKPAPRPEPPKPEPPKAQAKPDIAMKAPEVKKPVKPEPKPEPPKPEPPKPEPKKPEPKPEPKPPEPKKPEPPEPKKPEPKPEPKKPEPKPEPAKPEPKKPEPVVPPKDDYMAQRLAQETERTQLERMMRADAARASAARNRAAGDAYENAVRTKVRGNLLRPPGLSGNPEAVFELDQLPSGEVLAIRLKRSSGIPALDEAIERAIRRSSPLPLPEAKELFQRTLELKFKPLDED
- the tolB gene encoding Tol-Pal system beta propeller repeat protein TolB; translated protein: MNILLSRFRLLLAAALATLSWAAQAQLSIEITGAGATRFPVAIPLFENEGSLPRGITDVVRADLERSGLFSLVDMGLVTLPATAVPDLAGVRARGADAVLAGSLYPQADGRYDVRFRLFDTQKQSELGGLSLRMTPAQNRATAHRIADFVYEKLTGQPGYFATRIAYVVKSGPRYELQIADADGMNAQTALASREPIISPAWAPDGQRLAYVSFEAKKPVVYVHTLATGQRQVVANFKGSNSAPTWAPDGQRLAVVLTKDGQSQLYVLNADGSGLRRMATSPGIDTEPAWSPDGEWIYFSSDRGGSAQIYRIPASGGSAQRVTFEGNYSVTPRLSPDGRSLAFITRNNGRFQVAVMDLATRQTTILTDSSRDESPSFAPNGRMILYATESGGRGVLAAVSSDGRVKQRLSVQAADVREPSWGPLTR
- the pal gene encoding peptidoglycan-associated lipoprotein Pal → MKKFVLPALLVTLLAACSSTGTFDQAGGTAVEDRSTGAPGVATVTAPSMAGSGIAALTDPNNILSKRSVFFDFDQFVIKPEARPLVEAHARFLVQNPQMKMLIQGNTDELGSREYNLALGQKRADAVRQALTLLGAKESQIESVSLGEEKPRCGESNESCFAQNRRGDMLYSGEF
- the ybgF gene encoding tol-pal system protein YbgF, which codes for MKRLLPLAMLVALSSMGPAQAGLFTDDEARRAISDMRMELNGRLERLEASSRGQLELASQNELLKAEISRLHGQLEVLLHEVESLKQRQRDFYVDLDTRVRQIESNRAASAALAPNAPPSDPAAESAQYEAALNLLKEGRYKDALSAFEQFIRQHPQSTFLPGAHFWAGNAALQAKEVAAASTYFNTVLKTWPQDSAAPDAMLGLANSQQALGDAKTSQETLKKLVEQFPDSSAAQAARQRLGVKR
- the queE gene encoding 7-carboxy-7-deazaguanine synthase QueE, translating into MQHASDSHDAKVRLTEIFASLQGESTRVGLPTVFVRLTGCPLRCVWCDTEYAFQGGESRSLGSIVEEVLGHGLDHVCVTGGEPLAQKSCLTLLAALCDAGLSVSLETSGALDIAAVDPRVSRVMDLKAPGSGEVARNRWDNLAHLNERDEVKIVLADRRDYEWAIQRLADHQLAQRCTVLLSPVQGKLDPAQLAEWIVRDRLPVRFQLQLHKILWNDARGR
- the queC gene encoding 7-cyano-7-deazaguanine synthase QueC encodes the protein MTEPKRAIVLLSGGLDSATCLAIARDAGFECYALSIAYGQRHTSELAAARRVAHSLGACEHRVAHVSLGEFGGSALTDSSIPVPVEGAVGGIPVTYVPARNTVMLSIALAWAEVLEARDIYVGVNAVDYSGYPDCRPEFIAAFEAMANLATKAGIEGARIAIHAPLIRLSKAEIIRWGTALGVDYAQTVSCYQADDTGRACGVCDACRLRKAGFEAAGIADPTPYQ